The Accipiter gentilis chromosome 19, bAccGen1.1, whole genome shotgun sequence genome has a window encoding:
- the LOC126048421 gene encoding LOW QUALITY PROTEIN: vitelline membrane outer layer protein 1-like (The sequence of the model RefSeq protein was modified relative to this genomic sequence to represent the inferred CDS: substituted 1 base at 1 genomic stop codon) produces the protein MKLLMPATLILLLSFCIPGTGVCEYTSILTVPNGGHWGKXGTWQFCHYRYANGFVLMVDPSQFGRDDAALSGICLHCQDDSVIESLVEVWGTWTSFQVCPGGYLISFSLRTEKSQGGGGGTASSIQFRCSEGTVLVGDGLSWGRFGPWSKSCNICGLQTKVEPPQGLQDDTALNNVKFFCCK, from the exons ATGAAGCTCCTCATGCCAGCTACCCTcatcctgctcctctccttcTGCATCCCGGGCACAGGGGTGTGTGAATACACTTCCATCCTCACTGTGCCTAATGGAGGCCACTGGGGCAAGTGAGGGACTTGGCAATTTTGCCACTATCGTTATGCCAATGGATTTGTGCTGATG GTGGACCCCTCCCAGTTTGGAAGAGATGATGCAGCTCTGAGTGGCATATGCCTGCATTGTCAAGATGATTCAGTCATCGAGTCCTTGGTTGAGGT GTGGGGTACCTGGACCAGCTTCCAAGTTTGCCCTGGAGGCTACTTGATCTCCTTCTCACTGAGAACAGAGAAGTCCCAAGGAGGAGGTGGTGGCACAGCATCTAGCATCCAGTTCAGATGCTCAGAAGGAACTGTGCTAGTAGGTGATGGACTATCATGGGGTAGATTTGGCCCATGGAGCAAAAGCTGCAACATATGTGGTCTCCAGACCAAGGTAGAGCCCCCACAGGGGCTTCAGGATGACACAGCGCTCAACAATGTGAAGTTCTTCTGCTGTAAATGA